In a genomic window of Paracoccaceae bacterium:
- a CDS encoding extracellular solute-binding protein, whose translation MYGTPDLPPDFVSLPYAKADAPEGGSITLGNTGGFDSLNPFVRKGTSPWQLSFFTHESLMGRSWDEPFTLYGLLAESVEVPDDRSWVAFTLREGARFSDGSPVTVDDVIFTYSLLGTEGHPKYHSLARQIDGITQTGPRSLRMDFNTENRELALLAGMRPILSRAQWEGRDFANAPLAEIPLGTGPYVVSDYEAGRFVQLTRNPEYWGADIPFRRGTHNVDEIKLDFYGDASVLFEAFKAGDISALREFNAEKWATQYSFPAISRGDVIKSEIPHQKPSGMTGFVMNTRKAPFDDWRVREALIQAFNFEYINDTLTGGAQPRITSYFSNSTLAMKSGPADTAVTALLSPFAPDLLPGTLEGYALPQTDGSARNRKGIRAAIALLAEAGWVPQDGVMQNSARQPLAFTILLAQNSSENIAIADLYLSALTRLGIEANIETTDSAQYTARTNEFDFDMTLYRRALSLSPGNEQRFYWGSEAAEQPGSRNWMGVASPAVDGMIDAMLSAQSEAEFNTAVRALDRVLTAGRYVIPFWQFTTGQIAHIKEMKYPETLPIYGDGPNFMPEVWWYEPS comes from the coding sequence ATGTATGGGACCCCGGACCTGCCACCTGATTTTGTGTCGCTACCCTACGCAAAGGCGGATGCACCTGAAGGAGGCAGTATTACTCTGGGCAATACCGGCGGCTTTGACAGCCTCAACCCTTTTGTCCGAAAAGGCACCTCTCCCTGGCAGTTGAGTTTTTTCACGCACGAAAGCCTGATGGGTCGATCCTGGGATGAACCCTTCACGCTCTACGGCCTTCTGGCCGAATCGGTTGAGGTACCCGACGACCGGTCCTGGGTCGCATTTACCCTGCGCGAGGGCGCGCGGTTTTCAGATGGATCGCCCGTCACGGTCGATGACGTCATTTTTACCTATTCGCTGCTCGGCACCGAAGGTCATCCAAAATATCATAGCCTTGCGCGTCAGATCGATGGCATCACTCAGACAGGTCCGCGGTCCCTGCGCATGGATTTCAACACCGAAAATCGCGAACTCGCGCTGCTTGCTGGCATGCGCCCGATCCTGAGCCGCGCGCAATGGGAGGGTCGCGATTTTGCAAACGCACCGCTGGCCGAGATCCCCTTGGGCACTGGCCCTTACGTGGTGTCAGATTATGAAGCGGGCCGTTTTGTCCAACTGACCCGCAATCCGGAGTATTGGGGCGCGGACATCCCGTTTCGGCGCGGCACTCATAACGTCGACGAAATCAAACTGGATTTCTATGGCGATGCCTCGGTGCTGTTTGAAGCCTTCAAAGCTGGTGACATTTCTGCGTTGCGCGAATTCAACGCCGAAAAATGGGCAACACAATACAGTTTCCCGGCGATCAGCCGGGGAGATGTGATCAAATCCGAGATCCCGCACCAGAAACCGTCTGGCATGACCGGGTTCGTGATGAACACGCGCAAAGCCCCATTTGATGACTGGCGCGTGCGCGAGGCCCTGATACAGGCGTTCAATTTTGAATACATCAATGATACGCTCACGGGAGGCGCGCAGCCGCGCATCACATCCTATTTTTCCAACTCCACGCTTGCGATGAAGTCCGGACCTGCGGACACGGCTGTGACAGCACTGCTCTCGCCTTTTGCTCCTGATCTTTTGCCGGGCACATTGGAGGGTTATGCACTGCCCCAAACGGATGGCTCTGCGCGCAATCGAAAGGGCATCCGTGCGGCCATTGCGCTTTTGGCGGAGGCAGGATGGGTGCCGCAAGACGGCGTGATGCAAAATTCGGCGAGGCAACCCTTGGCTTTCACGATTCTGCTGGCTCAGAATAGCAGCGAAAACATTGCAATCGCAGATCTCTACCTCTCGGCGCTTACCCGTCTGGGGATTGAGGCTAACATCGAAACCACCGACAGCGCGCAATACACCGCGCGCACCAATGAATTTGACTTCGACATGACGCTTTATCGGCGTGCCCTGTCCCTGTCGCCAGGCAACGAGCAGCGGTTTTATTGGGGATCAGAAGCTGCCGAACAGCCAGGATCGCGAAACTGGATGGGGGTGGCCTCGCCGGCTGTGGATGGCATGATCGATGCGATGTTGTCTGCGCAAAGTGAAGCAGAATTCAACACTGCGGTACGTGCGCTTGACCGGGTCCTGACGGCAGGGCGTTATGTGATCCCGTTCTGGCAGTTCACCACCGGGCAAATCGCCCACATCAAGGAGATGAAATACCCGGAGACCTTGCCCATTTACGGGGATGGCCCGAATTTTATGCCTGAGGTCTGGTGGTACGAACCGTCCTGA
- a CDS encoding class I adenylate-forming enzyme family protein codes for MLSVFDQGPPPPCPAPFNMAGYVLAKADLTPQKEALLIIGADHLESWSFAELEQAVRGTARGLSDLGLRPGDRVLMRMGNTVDFPIAYLAALTAGFVPIPTSSALTQIETARIIADIKPRIILRDAQVACPDHESIVSLETLRGFRSLPPAAFHMGDPERLGYIIYTSGTSGVPRAVAHAHRAIWARQMMFNGWYGLRSEDRLLHAGAFNWTYTLGTGLMDPWTIGATAVIPADGTPPSALTPMIAKHKATIFAAAPGVYRQLLKSPTPFETPSLRHGLSAGEKLPARIAKAWNSLTGTEIFEAYGMSECSTFISNAPNAPATPHSLGCPQPGRRIALLDENGPVPVGSEGTIAVHRDDPGLMLGYLDAPKETADRFQGDWFLTGDQGVMSEDGHITYLGRNDDMMNAGGYRVSPIEVEAVLTSLPDITAVAVTDVEIKADARVIAAFYTGPAALDDHALQTYVSDKLARYKQPRLFIHVPDLPMGANGKILRRALRDNFEVPE; via the coding sequence ATGCTCTCTGTATTTGATCAAGGGCCGCCGCCGCCCTGCCCTGCTCCGTTCAATATGGCGGGTTATGTTCTGGCAAAGGCGGATCTCACTCCGCAGAAAGAAGCGCTTTTGATCATTGGCGCGGACCATTTGGAAAGTTGGAGTTTTGCTGAACTGGAACAGGCGGTACGCGGCACCGCGCGCGGATTGTCGGATCTTGGACTGCGACCGGGCGACAGGGTGTTAATGCGCATGGGCAACACGGTGGATTTCCCGATCGCCTATCTTGCAGCCCTGACAGCGGGCTTTGTGCCAATCCCGACTTCTTCTGCGCTGACGCAAATCGAGACCGCTCGCATCATCGCAGATATCAAACCCAGGATTATTTTGCGCGATGCCCAGGTGGCGTGTCCAGATCATGAAAGCATCGTTTCCCTGGAAACCCTGCGAGGCTTTCGGTCTTTGCCACCCGCCGCATTTCATATGGGCGATCCGGAACGGCTTGGATACATCATTTACACCTCCGGTACCTCCGGCGTCCCCCGCGCTGTTGCACATGCGCACCGCGCGATCTGGGCACGTCAAATGATGTTTAACGGCTGGTATGGGCTGCGCTCTGAGGATCGGTTGCTGCACGCAGGGGCCTTCAATTGGACCTACACGCTTGGGACCGGTTTAATGGATCCCTGGACGATTGGCGCAACGGCAGTGATCCCGGCTGACGGCACACCGCCAAGCGCGCTCACCCCTATGATTGCCAAACACAAAGCTACGATTTTTGCAGCAGCGCCAGGGGTCTACCGCCAACTTCTCAAATCGCCAACACCCTTCGAGACACCTTCCTTGCGCCACGGCCTCAGCGCTGGAGAAAAGCTTCCAGCCCGGATCGCCAAGGCCTGGAACTCCCTTACAGGCACCGAAATATTTGAGGCTTACGGTATGTCGGAATGCTCTACATTTATCTCAAATGCCCCGAACGCGCCTGCGACGCCGCATAGTTTGGGGTGCCCGCAGCCCGGTCGCCGCATCGCCTTGCTGGACGAGAACGGACCGGTTCCAGTGGGGTCTGAAGGCACAATTGCCGTGCACCGCGATGACCCCGGATTGATGTTGGGGTATCTCGATGCGCCCAAAGAAACAGCGGATCGGTTTCAGGGCGATTGGTTTCTGACCGGCGATCAGGGCGTCATGAGCGAGGATGGCCACATTACCTATCTCGGGCGCAACGATGACATGATGAACGCTGGCGGCTATCGCGTCTCTCCGATCGAAGTTGAAGCCGTCCTGACCTCGCTGCCCGACATCACCGCCGTTGCCGTCACGGATGTTGAAATCAAGGCAGACGCCCGTGTCATTGCCGCCTTTTATACTGGCCCCGCAGCACTGGACGATCACGCCTTGCAGACTTATGTGTCTGACAAGCTGGCGCGGTATAAACAACCCCGCCTTTTTATTCACGTACCTGACTTGCCGATGGGCGCGAACGGTAAAATCCTGCGGCGCGCCTTGCGGGACAATTTTGAGGTTCCCGAATGA
- a CDS encoding XRE family transcriptional regulator — protein MKTADPRTLIQIARQSGSEEIGAPVDLGQRVRELRKARNWTLEQAASQAGLARSTLSKIENGQMSPTYDALKKLAIGLEISVPQLFTPPQAGQVNGRMAVTKSGQGTAQATVTYEHELLAETLTKKQMLPYRARVRARKLEEFDGWVRHDGEEFLYVLTGVIRLFTEFYEPVEMRRGDSAYYDATMGHNVVSVSEEDANILWVTSLT, from the coding sequence ATGAAAACCGCTGATCCAAGGACCCTCATCCAGATTGCCCGCCAGAGCGGCAGCGAAGAAATCGGCGCGCCAGTGGACCTTGGCCAAAGGGTTCGTGAGCTACGCAAAGCGCGGAACTGGACGCTGGAACAAGCCGCCTCGCAGGCTGGATTGGCCCGCTCAACCCTGAGCAAGATCGAAAACGGGCAGATGTCACCGACCTATGATGCGCTCAAAAAGCTGGCGATCGGATTGGAAATTTCGGTGCCACAGCTCTTTACGCCGCCACAGGCCGGTCAGGTCAACGGGCGCATGGCGGTCACCAAATCCGGGCAAGGTACGGCACAGGCCACGGTGACGTATGAGCATGAATTGCTGGCTGAAACGCTTACAAAGAAACAAATGTTGCCGTACCGCGCACGCGTTCGAGCGCGCAAACTCGAAGAATTTGATGGATGGGTGCGTCATGACGGCGAAGAGTTTCTTTATGTGCTGACGGGCGTTATCCGGCTTTTTACGGAATTTTACGAGCCGGTTGAAATGCGCCGGGGCGACAGTGCGTATTATGACGCCACAATGGGACATAACGTGGTCTCCGTCAGTGAAGAAGACGCCAATATTTTGTGGGTAACGTCGCTGACCTGA
- a CDS encoding patatin-like phospholipase family protein, with protein MAVKRINLALQGGGAHGAFTWGVLDRLLCEKDIEISAISGTSAGTLNGAAVKSGMIENGRQGARERLDWLWREVGARPELNLPAWMHPFSLGEFSQALEYSWPVMAADTWSRAVSPYAYGPFYSNPLRAIVEQFDLDAVHEEGGKGPCLFICATRVRNGKVRVFKDSEISTDAILASACLPTVFQAVEVEDAETGLKEAFWDGGYTGNPALFPLFHPSLPDDILIININPLERTELPRTAQAIQNRINEISFNSSLLRELRAIEFVQRLLERGDLNTEQKSRVLIHMVADDALMNELSVATKLVPTPFTLSRLKEAGQNAAETFLSHHKGDLNKRSSVDLVEMFQ; from the coding sequence ATGGCGGTTAAACGCATTAATCTGGCCTTGCAGGGGGGCGGCGCGCATGGCGCTTTCACCTGGGGCGTCCTTGATCGTTTGCTATGCGAAAAGGATATCGAAATCTCTGCTATTTCGGGCACTTCTGCGGGCACGCTGAATGGCGCGGCTGTCAAGTCAGGCATGATCGAGAATGGACGGCAAGGGGCGCGTGAGAGGCTGGATTGGCTGTGGCGCGAGGTGGGCGCGCGGCCGGAACTCAATTTGCCGGCGTGGATGCATCCCTTTTCATTGGGTGAATTCAGTCAGGCTCTTGAATATTCTTGGCCGGTCATGGCTGCAGACACCTGGTCGCGCGCAGTATCCCCTTATGCCTACGGGCCCTTTTACAGCAATCCGCTGCGCGCGATTGTCGAGCAATTTGATCTCGATGCGGTGCATGAAGAAGGCGGCAAAGGCCCCTGTCTTTTCATCTGCGCCACGCGCGTACGCAACGGTAAGGTGCGGGTGTTCAAAGACAGTGAGATCAGCACGGACGCCATCCTCGCCTCCGCATGTTTGCCGACGGTGTTTCAGGCCGTCGAGGTCGAAGACGCGGAGACCGGTTTGAAAGAAGCGTTCTGGGATGGCGGTTATACGGGCAATCCTGCACTGTTCCCGCTGTTCCATCCATCACTGCCTGACGACATCCTGATCATCAATATCAACCCGCTGGAACGCACCGAGCTGCCGCGTACAGCGCAGGCCATCCAGAACCGGATCAATGAGATCAGTTTTAATTCGTCCCTGTTGCGTGAGTTGCGCGCAATTGAATTTGTTCAACGCCTGCTGGAACGCGGCGATTTAAACACCGAGCAGAAAAGCCGCGTACTGATTCATATGGTCGCCGATGATGCTTTGATGAACGAGCTATCCGTAGCTACGAAACTGGTGCCAACGCCCTTTACGCTCTCTCGCCTCAAGGAAGCCGGACAAAACGCTGCCGAGACTTTCCTGAGCCACCACAAGGGTGACCTGAACAAGCGGAGCTCCGTCGATCTGGTGGAAATGTTCCAGTAG
- a CDS encoding PfkB family carbohydrate kinase, producing the protein MTQTPDILCIGSVLWDVIGRSASAMRQGSDVPGRITRLPGGVAMNIAMTLVRFGLTPALLTAIGRDAEGDELIAACKARGMITDTVYRSDDLPTDVYMAVEGANGLIAAIADAHSLEAAGPKILAPLSGGRLATPQTPFAGLVALDGNLTLNLLSEIARSPLLAQADLRVAPASPGKAERLSPFMQAGRGTLYVNLEEAGLLCQTSFDTSRDAATGMLKRGAARVLVTDGGSDATEGRPDGLLTQTPPQVLVTRVTGAGDTFMAAHIAADAAGASAEDALNRALLAAATYVSGETAL; encoded by the coding sequence ATGACCCAAACACCTGATATATTGTGCATCGGCTCGGTACTGTGGGACGTGATTGGGCGTTCTGCCAGCGCAATGCGGCAGGGTTCGGACGTGCCCGGACGCATCACACGCTTGCCTGGCGGTGTCGCCATGAATATCGCCATGACATTGGTGCGCTTTGGCCTCACGCCAGCGCTCTTGACGGCCATTGGCCGGGATGCTGAGGGCGATGAACTGATCGCGGCCTGCAAAGCGCGTGGCATGATCACGGACACGGTGTATCGTTCAGATGATTTGCCAACAGACGTTTATATGGCCGTTGAGGGGGCCAATGGGTTGATCGCGGCCATTGCCGATGCCCATTCTCTGGAAGCTGCCGGCCCAAAAATTCTGGCGCCGCTTTCGGGTGGACGCCTTGCAACTCCGCAAACCCCCTTTGCTGGATTGGTCGCTTTGGACGGCAATCTCACACTAAACTTGCTAAGTGAGATTGCACGCAGCCCCTTGCTGGCGCAGGCAGATCTGCGGGTGGCTCCGGCCTCTCCCGGCAAGGCGGAACGGCTCAGCCCCTTTATGCAGGCCGGGCGTGGCACGCTTTATGTCAACCTCGAAGAGGCGGGATTGCTCTGCCAGACAAGTTTTGACACTTCCCGTGACGCCGCCACCGGGATGCTGAAACGCGGCGCGGCGCGGGTTCTGGTGACAGATGGTGGATCTGACGCGACTGAGGGACGCCCCGATGGTTTGCTCACACAAACACCCCCGCAGGTTCTGGTCACCCGCGTGACTGGCGCGGGCGACACCTTCATGGCGGCCCATATCGCCGCTGACGCAGCCGGTGCCAGTGCAGAGGACGCATTGAACCGCGCCTTGCTGGCCGCCGCCACCTATGTATCCGGAGAAACCGCCTTATGA
- a CDS encoding DUF502 domain-containing protein has translation MNTPFDPEPPVTKRSLLGALRGSFLTGLVVIAPVGLTIWLIWSVVGWIDGFVLPLVPGSYKPDKVLQNLLGLDPEIQIDIRGIGVVIFLVFTVVVGWMAKGFLGRSFIRFAESLVERTPVVRSVYSGIKQISETVFAQSERSFENACLIEYPRRGIWAIGFISTDTKGEIASRANNANPMVSIFVPTTPNPTSGFLLFFPADDVILLDMTVEEAAKLVISAGLVYPNGKDPSVPPEIDAA, from the coding sequence ATGAATACCCCGTTTGATCCTGAACCGCCCGTGACAAAACGCAGCCTGCTGGGCGCTCTTCGGGGGTCGTTCCTGACGGGCCTTGTGGTCATTGCACCCGTGGGGCTGACAATCTGGCTGATCTGGTCCGTTGTGGGCTGGATTGACGGGTTTGTCCTGCCGCTGGTGCCAGGGTCTTACAAGCCCGACAAAGTCCTCCAGAATTTGCTGGGGCTGGATCCGGAAATCCAAATCGACATTCGCGGTATCGGCGTGGTCATCTTTTTGGTGTTTACGGTTGTCGTGGGTTGGATGGCCAAAGGGTTCTTAGGGCGCTCCTTCATACGCTTTGCTGAAAGCCTTGTGGAACGTACACCGGTCGTGCGCTCGGTCTATTCCGGCATCAAACAGATTTCCGAAACCGTGTTCGCGCAATCTGAGCGGTCGTTTGAAAACGCCTGTCTGATAGAATACCCCCGGCGCGGCATCTGGGCCATTGGATTTATCTCAACCGACACCAAAGGCGAAATAGCCTCCCGCGCCAATAACGCAAACCCCATGGTCAGTATTTTTGTGCCAACAACGCCAAACCCCACCTCGGGTTTTTTGTTGTTTTTTCCAGCCGACGACGTGATCCTGTTGGATATGACCGTTGAAGAGGCGGCCAAACTGGTGATTTCAGCGGGTCTTGTTTATCCCAATGGCAAAGACCCGAGCGTCCCGCCTGAAATCGACGCGGCCTAA
- a CDS encoding 3-hydroxybutyrate dehydrogenase: protein MAYEISLTGKTAIVTGSNSGIGLGIAWELARAGADIVLNSFTDSQEDHDLAEQIAGKTGVAARYIQADMSKGDQCRALIEKAGVCDILVNNAGIQHVAPIPDFPVEKWDAIIAINMSSAFHTTAVALPMMRAAGWGRVINIASAHGLTASPFKAAYIAAKHGVVGLTKTTALETAKEPITANAICPGYVLTPIVEKQIPDTMKEYDMTREEVIENVMLTRQPSKEFATVEQMGGTATFLCSDAAAQITGTTISVDGGWTAL from the coding sequence ATGGCGTATGAAATTTCATTGACCGGAAAGACCGCCATTGTCACCGGTTCCAATTCCGGCATTGGGTTGGGCATCGCGTGGGAACTGGCACGCGCGGGCGCGGATATTGTGCTGAATTCCTTTACCGACTCGCAAGAAGATCACGACCTTGCCGAACAGATAGCGGGCAAAACCGGTGTTGCAGCTCGCTACATCCAGGCAGACATGTCCAAGGGCGATCAATGTCGGGCTTTGATCGAGAAGGCGGGCGTTTGCGATATTCTGGTCAATAACGCGGGCATCCAGCATGTGGCTCCGATCCCGGATTTTCCGGTCGAAAAGTGGGACGCCATTATTGCGATCAACATGTCGTCGGCCTTTCACACGACTGCAGTGGCCTTGCCGATGATGCGTGCGGCGGGGTGGGGTCGAGTGATCAACATCGCCTCGGCGCATGGCTTGACAGCCTCGCCCTTCAAGGCGGCTTACATTGCTGCAAAGCACGGTGTGGTTGGACTGACAAAGACCACGGCACTTGAAACCGCCAAAGAACCAATCACAGCTAATGCGATCTGCCCCGGTTACGTGCTGACGCCCATTGTGGAGAAGCAAATCCCGGACACGATGAAAGAATATGACATGACCCGTGAGGAAGTGATCGAAAACGTGATGTTGACGCGCCAGCCCTCCAAGGAATTCGCAACAGTGGAGCAGATGGGCGGCACTGCAACATTTCTGTGCTCGGACGCAGCCGCACAGATTACCGGCACCACCATCAGTGTCGATGGCGGCTGGACGGCGCTGTAA
- a CDS encoding pseudouridine-5'-phosphate glycosidase, with product MTALPLIHSTEVIAAKASGKPIVALESTIITHGMPYPQNLDVARLVENDIRAAGVTPATIAVIEGVLHIGLDGTQLETLAQSRGVAKLSRADLAACMATGGTGATTVAATMIAAHLAGIKVFATGGIGGVHRGAEDSFDVSADLLELAKTPVTVVAAGAKAILDVDKTLEVLETQGVPVIAVGQDSFPAFWSATSPLKAPLRMDEPAQIAQAHHMRGRLGLPGGQLVANPIPAKDEIPAQTLAPIIAQAQTDADTHGIKGKDVTPYLLQRVFELTEGQSLTANIALVRNNAGFAAKISAELASLSPDTGI from the coding sequence ATGACCGCCCTGCCCCTGATCCATTCCACCGAGGTCATCGCCGCCAAGGCTTCGGGCAAACCGATTGTCGCGCTGGAAAGCACAATCATCACCCATGGCATGCCCTATCCCCAAAACCTCGATGTGGCGCGGCTGGTGGAAAACGACATTCGCGCGGCGGGCGTAACACCCGCAACCATTGCCGTGATCGAAGGGGTTTTGCACATCGGACTGGATGGTACACAGTTGGAAACGCTCGCACAATCACGCGGCGTTGCAAAACTTTCCCGCGCGGATCTGGCTGCCTGTATGGCGACAGGGGGCACCGGGGCCACGACGGTTGCAGCCACCATGATCGCCGCACATCTGGCCGGTATCAAGGTTTTTGCCACCGGCGGGATCGGCGGTGTGCACCGGGGCGCCGAAGACAGCTTTGATGTCTCAGCCGATCTTTTGGAACTTGCGAAAACGCCTGTCACCGTGGTTGCCGCTGGGGCCAAGGCAATTCTGGATGTGGATAAAACACTGGAAGTGCTTGAGACACAGGGCGTGCCGGTGATCGCGGTGGGACAGGACAGTTTCCCTGCCTTCTGGAGCGCGACCTCCCCGCTCAAGGCACCGTTGCGGATGGATGAACCTGCCCAGATCGCACAGGCGCACCACATGCGCGGGCGGCTCGGCCTGCCTGGTGGACAATTGGTGGCCAATCCAATCCCTGCAAAGGATGAAATTCCCGCTCAGACGCTCGCCCCGATCATTGCACAGGCCCAGACCGATGCCGATACGCATGGGATCAAGGGAAAGGACGTGACGCCCTATTTGTTGCAGCGCGTTTTCGAACTGACGGAAGGTCAGTCCCTGACAGCCAATATTGCCTTGGTGCGCAACAATGCAGGATTTGCGGCCAAAATTTCAGCGGAACTCGCCAGTCTCTCACCTGATACGGGAATTTGA
- a CDS encoding DsbA family oxidoreductase: MTDTIKLDIMSDPICPWCYIGKAHLDKALADIPDHPFVIEWHPFQLNPDMPREGMDRRAYLEGKFGGKEGAVRAYAPVVQNAEATGLKIDFEGMKRTPNTLDAHRLIHWAGIEGRQTAAVSALFQAYFVDARDIGDHDVLADIADGIEMDAAVVRKLLASDADAQDIRDRDAHSRSMGINSVPTFIVANKHAVPGAQPPELWAKVIEELAATA; this comes from the coding sequence ATGACCGACACCATTAAACTTGACATCATGTCCGATCCGATCTGCCCTTGGTGCTATATTGGCAAGGCGCATCTGGACAAGGCCTTGGCCGATATCCCGGATCACCCCTTTGTTATTGAATGGCATCCGTTTCAGCTCAACCCGGACATGCCGCGCGAAGGCATGGACCGGCGCGCTTATCTGGAAGGCAAATTCGGCGGCAAGGAAGGCGCAGTCCGGGCCTATGCGCCTGTGGTTCAGAACGCCGAGGCGACGGGTCTGAAGATCGATTTCGAAGGTATGAAACGCACCCCCAATACGCTCGATGCGCATCGGCTGATCCACTGGGCAGGGATCGAAGGCCGACAGACGGCGGCAGTGTCTGCGTTGTTTCAGGCATATTTTGTCGATGCGCGCGATATCGGGGATCACGATGTTCTTGCCGACATTGCAGACGGCATCGAAATGGATGCGGCGGTGGTGCGCAAACTATTGGCTTCGGACGCGGATGCGCAGGATATCCGGGACCGTGATGCCCACAGCCGGTCCATGGGGATCAATTCCGTGCCGACTTTCATTGTGGCAAACAAACACGCGGTTCCGGGCGCACAACCTCCTGAGCTTTGGGCCAAGGTCATCGAAGAACTCGCCGCCACGGCCTGA
- a CDS encoding DUF4198 domain-containing protein — protein MFSRLLICMLLLTGTDALGHEFWIDPEEYQVETGDPLVANLRNGQNFEGITLAWFDNRFTRFELAQGQATLPVQGRIGDTPALNTTAPDGGLLVILHETTPASLTYKEWEKFLKFAEHKDFANAASDHADAGWPLQGFRESYTRHAKSLVAVGDGLGADRAYGLATEFVALSNPYDPDFDNQMRVRVEYNGAVRPDAQIEVFDRARDGSVSVTMTRTDGAGIATVPVSPGHTYLFDAVVLRPSAMAGTSDTAPVWETLWAALTFAVPD, from the coding sequence ATGTTCTCGCGTCTTTTGATCTGTATGCTACTGCTAACCGGTACGGACGCCCTTGGCCATGAGTTCTGGATCGACCCGGAAGAATACCAGGTTGAAACAGGTGATCCTTTGGTCGCAAACCTGCGCAATGGTCAGAATTTCGAAGGCATCACGCTGGCGTGGTTTGACAATCGTTTCACACGCTTTGAACTGGCGCAGGGTCAGGCAACCCTACCTGTTCAGGGACGTATCGGTGATACACCTGCCTTGAACACAACTGCGCCAGACGGCGGGTTACTGGTGATCCTACATGAAACAACTCCTGCGTCACTGACCTACAAGGAGTGGGAAAAATTCCTGAAATTTGCAGAACATAAGGACTTTGCAAATGCCGCCTCAGATCACGCAGACGCTGGATGGCCCCTGCAAGGGTTTCGGGAAAGCTACACACGTCATGCCAAATCCCTGGTTGCTGTTGGTGACGGGCTTGGCGCCGATCGTGCCTATGGATTGGCGACCGAGTTTGTGGCGTTGAGCAACCCCTACGATCCCGATTTCGACAATCAAATGCGCGTTCGCGTAGAATACAATGGCGCAGTGAGACCCGATGCGCAGATCGAAGTTTTTGACCGTGCGAGAGACGGCAGCGTCTCAGTTACAATGACGCGCACGGATGGCGCGGGTATAGCCACGGTGCCGGTATCGCCCGGTCACACCTATCTGTTTGATGCGGTCGTTCTGCGCCCAAGCGCAATGGCCGGTACCTCCGATACCGCACCGGTCTGGGAAACACTCTGGGCCGCGCTGACCTTTGCAGTGCCGGACTGA